The Saccharomyces eubayanus strain FM1318 chromosome XIII, whole genome shotgun sequence DNA segment AACTTTTGGAGGTTCTTGGGACCGTAACGACACCACCTTGGTTTGAGAATACGACTATAATAGCTATCGggtctttttcaataatgtCAAAAAGATAGTCCAGGgttgattttttggaattAAAACTCATAAACTGCCAATCATCTGCATTTCTGCTgaactttgaatttggcGATTTTGGCTTTATGATCGTATGATCCAAATCGAAGGCATAGACATTAAAACAAGGATCATCCTTGGATAGGGGCAGTGGGGAAATAGGCATGAATTTAATCAAGCATGGTAAAATTGTTGATTTGTGAGACATATGCTTTCTTAGGTGAGAATTTTACCctatatttttgatttttgatatattcAGCAGAAGCTAATGTAAGCTTAAAATGGggagaaaagaaagaaataaaatggACAAGACACATAAatttacaaaaagaaaagaggaCGATCAATTGATTGAACAGCTCGTATatcccaaaaaaaaaatataaatatatagattatCGACAGGAAGGAAAGAGGGATGGAATTTGACAAGCATCTTCAAATGACGTCTGCCTTCCCCACAGTTTCATAGTATTTACAGATATTTGAGTCTTCAAGTTCctttggaacaagaattgTGGTAATTACAGATAtctcattttcaaattttgttGCATCGGTAATTGAATGTGGGAAATTAACCACAATCAGTTTATCACCGGCCTTgcagttttctttcaaataccTACCTAAAAGCATGACTAGCATACCTGCCGGTAGATTGTCAACATACGTATCCGGCCCATATTCATTATAATATTCATTCAATAAAGCTTCATACCTGTCATCTTTCAAAGTTCTAAAGTAGTCGACGACACTGGCTGGATCTACAAACTGTGGTTCACTTGTGTCGTTACTTTGTGTTTTCCGTAAcgtttttttagtttcctCAACCGTGGGgaataaagaaaactttaTATCAACGTCACCTTGTGGGAAAATAGCCATACGTCTTTTCAATCCATTAACGACGTTGTCGAATTCTTCTTCCGATAACGATGTTTTTGgtttattcttttctagGGACTGCACTGTCTTGACAAAAATCAATGTACCGATGATAGCAACAAGgaagattttcttgaacCCAGGGGCATCTATTTTAGCTGGCTTATTGGTCTTCGTGGTCGGGCTCTTGGTGGATGAATATCGAGCTTTCAGAAGCGATGCGGATGAGAGGGGCAATCGCTTCATCGAGCTGGCGTTAATATACGGACCACGCCGGCTGCTTGCCAGTAAATTTTTACTCAGATGTCTCAGCATGCTTCGTACACTGTTGGTGGATTTACGCACTGTGTCTTGCCTTCTTAGATAACCTGGTTTTATATGCTCTCTATATTAAAACCCGTTTGAGCTTTGTCGGCAGCCTTATAATAATCGccttttgaaattaaatCGACAAAttagagaaagaagaaacggGAACACAGAAGAAAACCGAAGACAAGAGAGTACATACTTCTGTGTGATCGTGCGAAGGTTAACAGTCTAAGATGTCATTAGTCAAGCTTGCAAATACATGTGCCCATCTACAGAATTGTTCGAAAGTCAGAGTGGCTTTAACATCGATCCCATACACGAAATTACAGTTACAATTTGCATATAACCTTTACCAACAAGGGTTTTTGTCGTCTTTGCAAAAGGGGTCAACGATGGGCCCAGACAAAGAATATGTTGAAGTAACACCGGATAACATATCTACCAGAAGACTTTGGGTAGGATTGAAATACAGAGACAACAAACCCGTGCTTAGTAACTGTCGCTTGATTTCTAAACCGAATTCTAGAATATATTTACCGATGGAAGACATGAAAAAGTTGTGTTCAGGTGTAACAATTAGAAACATCAAACCTTTGCAGCCAGGGGAACTGATTCTTGTTCGCGCTGAGAATAGTATCATGGAGATTAATGAAGCCATTGCTAAGAGGTTAGACGGAGAAGTATTGTGTAGAGTTAAGTGAACCGCACAAGTGCAGACCACTCATATGTAAATTCATAGTCTGAAATAATTATAAGCATGTAAATAATATAGTAATAgcgataaaaaaaaaggtataaTAACGGTTATTTGTTTTACTATATAAAGGAATgaagtaaaaaagaaaactgcTCCAGGGGAGGTTCGAACTCTCGACCTTCAGATTATGAGACTGACGCTCTGCCGACTGAGCTACTGAAGCAAGAATTTATAATTAATCGTTTACCGATACAGCTAAACTCATGTATATTTGGATGTGcagaggtatataaaacacacgctgattggttatttgAAACCCAAAGGTTCAAACataattaagaatatgGACAATAAGTTATCATGTATAACTCGTCCTCTTATATCTTAATTTCCgatcaattaatagatctttaatTTTATCTTCACTAATTACCAGATTTGATTATTTGTATTATGATCAAACAATGTTTATCAATTGTAATGGtgttaatattattattctttcaGATATTTTATCATACATGAATTAATATGTGTCTGAAGACACCTATTTCAACAAGTAGATACATATTGAGGATTTGAACGGAAATATTTAGTTGATAATTGGTCGGTATACATTTTATTCTGTATACTTGGTTGATATATCTTGGGATTGCTTGTTTATGAAGACCACCTTCTCCTAAGAACCTATTTAGTGAGGCAACTACATTCCAGCTGTAATAACTATAGAGACAAACCCGTTGCAAGATCAATCAATACCACAAATATTGGTCACATACACGGAACGGAATATACAGAGATAGAACAGACAGCATATAAACATAACTACAAGACAGTATGTGTTTCAGAACAAAAATCTGCTCACACCTTCGGTAAGCTAGTTTGCTCGAAATCCGAAAATTCAATAAGCCAAGCGGGATTTCAGGATGCTGAATTGTAGTAGTCCTTCACCAGTGTCAAGTAATAACTACTACTTTGTCGATAGACCTGTCCGTACACATATCTCCCTGCTTCTGCACAGATAGCTTACCTCCACCTATGTAGTGCTTTCCAACAGTGATGGAGGTAAGGAAAATGAACGCCTTGGGTTGTTAGGCTAGTAGTCATACGTTATTCAACGTGCTCAACATATTCTGTAGTCCAAGTCGAAGAAATACGCTTTGAAATAACGGTGTTGGGGGCATGTGGTGCTTTTCCCTGGTAGTAAGTTAGCGAGAAATATGTCATTTCCTCTCATTCATCGCGCTGTTCATGACTTCCGTCTCCCTCTCTGCTTTCTTCAACCACCTGGTGACCAATTTTGAATGCTCTTGTTTAAGATCAAAGAGTTTTTGTTGTAAAACGTTGTTTTCGATAGTGCCACTGATGAGTTCGTCATTTAGCCTCTCGGcattcttgttcttcaatcCTATAACTTCTTTCAACTTTCGTATCTCTTGCTCCTTACTTTTCAGTTCTTGTTGCAGTACTGTCAGGGTCTTCAGTAAAGCATCGTCATGGTGGATAGTGTTACCACCAATTGCGCCACTATTGTCTTGGAATAATTCGCTCAAATGGGCCTCTCTATTGTTTCGATCTAGAAGTCTAGCAATAAATAGTTCATCCATTAAAACCTGTTTGTGGTATCcttcttctgtttctttgcGAGCTTCacttttgttattgttaaCGCTGCGAATCTGCGCCCCTAATCATATACATTCTAACGGAATAACAGGTCATTGTTCAAGCTCAAAATCATATAAGATtcataaagaaaaagataacCAAACACCGTTATCATTTGGcacatcaaaaataattgcTGTTATAATGGATGTCGAGCAACagagaaaacaacaacaactgCAATTAGGGCAAATAGAGCAAATAGAGCAAATAGAGCAAATAGAGCAAGGAGAAGAACAGGAACAGCAAGGACTACAAGAGTCGCAAGAGTCAAAAGAGGgacagcaacaacagcaacagaaacagcaacaacaacaacaacaacaacagagCCTATGGAAATCTTGGTGGCATTCTAATGCTGAAGATCGCATGGATGTAGCGATAAACACTGAGTATCTAGCTGAGCCAGAAAGGagttcttcctcttcaagaATTCAAGATGTGAACATAAACAATGGCAACAACGGCCTATGGTCCAAAATTGCATCCTTTGCAACGTCAAGATACAGGAATGCGCCAATTATTGTTGACGATAATACTCGGTATTCACAATTAAACATAGAACAAATTGATTTCTTAGAAAGTGAAGCTAAGGATATGATTTctaaaaaatcaaaatcttgGTGTTGGTTCGAAGCGATTCCGCATAAAACAACGTCATCAAATATAATTGATTCCTCAGATACCCCGGGAATAATAAGTGTGTATGGTACGGGATCTGCTAAGTGCCCATTACCATTAAACAAATATCCCGGTGATGGAAATAATCCCGGGTACAACGTATTCATTAATGATTCTTTAATCCTGCCATCAGAGAGCCCtacagatttttttcatgttcaaCCATTAAGAACTAAGATACTAAATACCATCAAAAACTATTACAACTTCCCAAACGAACAGCATCTTTACTTGAGACAGAATAAAACAGCATTATTAAAGGACAAAAAAGTCATAATAATATCTGTGGTAGGAGATTTGCCAGAAAAGTATGAGCAGCGCTCATTGGAATCACAGAGATCCGCATACTACCTTTCCAAAAAGCTATCCCAAAATTTGACACATGAGCAACCTGAAAGAATTTTAACTCTATCATTCCAATGTCCATTGCACAGCCAAGAGTTAATACCTACTTACAAAGAATGTGTGGAGCTACTGAATCATTGGGCccatcttttcaaaagtgtTGACgcggttttttttgtggGCGCTTACCATAGTGTTCCATTGACTTTGTTATTAGCCAAATATATTGTTCAGAATCATGAAGTTTTAGAGTTCGATGAAAACACTACTGTGGGTGTATTGAGTTTTCAGTCCTGTCTACAAGGTTATCGATTTTGGGATCATAGCTCCGATTTTGTTAACAATAGTTACGGTAATTTAAGCTCTAACACaaatatcaatgaaaatgataataacGAAAACGAATTCAATAATGATTTTACTACAAAGAGTCAGCagattaaagaaaaacagtTATTTCAAGGCATTGATAaaagacaacaagaaaTGCTCTCCAAAGTCAAGAATTATAGGAAAATAGATTCTAGTGAATCCAAACTAGTTCAAGATGCATTGGACTGGCTTTTATTTAATTGGGATTCGTTTCGGCTGACATTCTTCGGTAAACTCTACGATAATTTTATGACAATCTCTGAAAAACTTGCTATCGATTATAATCATCCCAAAATCTTGAGGAACTTATGGTGTAACGGGAAGTATATGGGTGTTGACTTAAAAGATCCTAACAATTTAAACTTCGATAATGGTGACGATGACACTGATAACAGCAATAACGATATCCATATAAAAACTCCTAATTTTGAATCGAAATTGAAGATTCCCGCCAATAGACTTTTCGAGCTAACTTTGTGGAATATTCTAATGCTCACGGAAAATTTAGGGTATAAGCAATTCATACCTATAATCAATTTACTAGGTCcgtttttcatttctagATCGTTTAATGAATATACCTTGCCGCCAAATGTCAAGAAGCAATACCAGAACAATACCAAAGTTTGGCTTCAAGAAATGGACAATAAATGGAAACTAAATGGTCCTCAATTCAACCAcgaacaaagaaaaaatgaaaataccGGTTCCTCATCAACGTCTTTACTACCAGAAGATATCTCTACTGTAAATGACTTTTTGCAGTTTGTACAGTATCAGAATGAAAAGGCTCCAGATTTTGTGAAAATATACTCTGATATTTACGACGACGATTTGGTCTATAAATGCTTTTTGCACAATACGATTTTTACGAAAAACCCACTGAGTCCTAAGCATTTGTGTTTAAATATAGATCTCGATACTCCTACGAGCATATTGAATACTGTTAATCAATATGATTTGGTTTGGAAGATTCAtgattccttttccaaattgattcaattgaaaaacttacCACAACAAGAGGTGCCACAGGTATTAAGGCTTTCCATCTCATTAAACTGTTTTTTGGACAGCATTGCAACTAAAACCGGACctgtttttcaaagagacAACATGGAGGCCTTGAGAAGACTAACGGAGATTTGGCGAACTTATCAAGACTGGTCTCCACCTACAAGGGGTTTGAAGCATCTAAGGGAGATTCTGAGCGTTTTGGCCATGTATGATAACCCCAAGAATCTAATCAATGATGTCCGGCGTACATAATAAACCTCGTATATAGCGGACCGTGTAATATCTTAAGTTATTGTATTGCGATTCATGAAGGTGTGATGGGTAACCCGCAGATGAGGCTGGAAAGTAATTCGTAAAGAACATGAAGGAAGCTAACGGAAGTTCTTTTTGAACACTTTCATGGCGACGTAGGTGTTAAGTGTCTACCCTCTTGACTAGTACCAAGGTTGTTGACTGCATCATAGCTTGTGGAGGGTGAGATAATACAGAAAACATGTCTTTCACTGAggatcaagaaaaaattgcacTAGAAATATTGTCAAAGGACAAGCATGagttttatcaaattttgaGAGTGGATAAGAAGGCTACAGATGGCGAAATTAAAAAGGCATACAGAAAATTAGCCATAAAACTACATCCTGACAAGAATCCTCATCCTAAGGCGAGTGAAGCATTCAAAATAATTAATAGAGCGTTTGAAGTGCTAAGTAATGAGGAGAAACGTAGTCTTTACGACAGGATAGGAAGAGACCCTGACGATAGACAAATGCCATCTTCTAGAGGCGCCGCTTCAGGATTTCAGGGAAACGCTGGTGGTTCTCCAATGGGTGGCGGATTTGAAGAcatgtttttcaattcacgTTTCGGTGGCCAAAGAGCTGGCCCACCGGAAGACATATTTGACTTTTTGTTCAACGGAGGTGGCAGTCCCTTCGGTGGTTCTCCATTTGGGCCTTCTGCTTCtactttttcatttggtgGTCCAGGTGGTTTCAGAGTTTATACTAATAATCGTGGAGGCTCGCCGTTCATGCGCCAACAACCTCGCTCAAGACAACGTCAACAGcaaacagaagaaaatgcgGCTAATTCACAGCTGAAGAATCTGcttgttctttttattatcttcatcgttcTCCCTATGATTAAAGATTATTTGTTTGGTTGaatccaatttcttttacagtcatttttttacttttcctACTTTAACTCATTGGTGTACTATAAACTAAAACTAACGGGAAAGAGCAAGAATAAAATACTATTGTACATTAGATGAACACCCACTATTACCAGTCATCCCTTTAAGCTTACTGACTTGAACTAAATTCTCTCTTAAAAGCAAattaaagagaaaattgTACTAGATTTTAGTTTGAGAAAGGGAAGTTTTGAGAAAATAAATCACAGTCTACTTATAAACATCACTTATCTTTGGGTAATGAAGCATATCATTCtcgactttttttttgaatttttttttttagtaaGAATAAATAGACAACTcatatataattatattTCAATTATAGATAgtgtttcaaattcaacGAATTCGTCCACTTTGAAGTCtatactttcttttcaaaatcatcctGGACTAGAATTAATCCTATTtatttggcttttttttcataaattATTTTCCTAAGTAGCCGGCCCAACAAAGATACATGATCATCTGAAGTGATAGATATGTGTATATTTTAACTTCaggaaataaaaagaataaatttttcgatGGTACGCTATCACTCCAAATCCTTTAATCT contains these protein-coding regions:
- the AIM36 gene encoding Aim36p, whose translation is MLRHLSKNLLASSRRGPYINASSMKRLPLSSASLLKARYSSTKSPTTKTNKPAKIDAPGFKKIFLVAIIGTLIFVKTVQSLEKNKPKTSLSEEEFDNVVNGLKRRMAIFPQGDVDIKFSLFPTVEETKKTLRKTQSNDTSEPQFVDPASVVDYFRTLKDDRYEALLNEYYNEYGPDTYVDNLPAGMLVMLLGRYLKENCKAGDKLIVVNFPHSITDATKFENEISVITTILVPKELEDSNICKYYETVGKADVI
- the MRPS8 gene encoding mitochondrial 37S ribosomal protein uS8m, translating into MSLVKLANTCAHLQNCSKVRVALTSIPYTKLQLQFAYNLYQQGFLSSLQKGSTMGPDKEYVEVTPDNISTRRLWVGLKYRDNKPVLSNCRLISKPNSRIYLPMEDMKKLCSGVTIRNIKPLQPGELILVRAENSIMEINEAIAKRLDGEVLCRVK
- the CVM1 gene encoding Cvm1p; translation: MTSVSLSAFFNHLVTNFECSCLRSKSFCCKTLFSIVPLMSSSFSLSAFLFFNPITSFNFRISCSLLFSSCCSTVRVFSKASSWWIVLPPIAPLLSWNNSLKWASLLFRSRSLAINSSSIKTCLWYPSSVSLRASLLLLLTLRICAPNHIHSNGITGHCSSSKSYKIHKEKDNQTPLSFGTSKIIAVIMDVEQQRKQQQLQLGQIEQIEQIEQIEQGEEQEQQGLQESQESKEGQQQQQQKQQQQQQQQQSLWKSWWHSNAEDRMDVAINTEYLAEPERSSSSSRIQDVNINNGNNGLWSKIASFATSRYRNAPIIVDDNTRYSQLNIEQIDFLESEAKDMISKKSKSWCWFEAIPHKTTSSNIIDSSDTPGIISVYGTGSAKCPLPLNKYPGDGNNPGYNVFINDSLILPSESPTDFFHVQPLRTKILNTIKNYYNFPNEQHLYLRQNKTALLKDKKVIIISVVGDLPEKYEQRSLESQRSAYYLSKKLSQNLTHEQPERILTLSFQCPLHSQELIPTYKECVELLNHWAHLFKSVDAVFFVGAYHSVPLTLLLAKYIVQNHEVLEFDENTTVGVLSFQSCLQGYRFWDHSSDFVNNSYGNLSSNTNINENDNNENEFNNDFTTKSQQIKEKQLFQGIDKRQQEMLSKVKNYRKIDSSESKLVQDALDWLLFNWDSFRLTFFGKLYDNFMTISEKLAIDYNHPKILRNLWCNGKYMGVDLKDPNNLNFDNGDDDTDNSNNDIHIKTPNFESKLKIPANRLFELTLWNILMLTENLGYKQFIPIINLLGPFFISRSFNEYTLPPNVKKQYQNNTKVWLQEMDNKWKLNGPQFNHEQRKNENTGSSSTSLLPEDISTVNDFLQFVQYQNEKAPDFVKIYSDIYDDDLVYKCFLHNTIFTKNPLSPKHLCLNIDLDTPTSILNTVNQYDLVWKIHDSFSKLIQLKNLPQQEVPQVLRLSISLNCFLDSIATKTGPVFQRDNMEALRRLTEIWRTYQDWSPPTRGLKHLREILSVLAMYDNPKNLINDVRRT
- the HLJ1 gene encoding type I HSP40 co-chaperone HLJ1 is translated as MSFTEDQEKIALEILSKDKHEFYQILRVDKKATDGEIKKAYRKLAIKLHPDKNPHPKASEAFKIINRAFEVLSNEEKRSLYDRIGRDPDDRQMPSSRGAASGFQGNAGGSPMGGGFEDMFFNSRFGGQRAGPPEDIFDFLFNGGGSPFGGSPFGPSASTFSFGGPGGFRVYTNNRGGSPFMRQQPRSRQRQQQTEENAANSQLKNLLVLFIIFIVLPMIKDYLFG